One part of the Alistipes onderdonkii genome encodes these proteins:
- a CDS encoding HlyD family secretion protein, translating to MKRSNIIGIIAAAVVIIVSVVLISWYLRKTTPMLIQGTVECTTYKASSKVPGRIDDMKVSQGDRVEKGQLLYTLSTPELEAKLQQAEAVKSAAAALDQAALAGARIQQIEAALNMWEKAQAGLELARKTYDRVKNLYDQGVVPEQKLDEASANYKAMEATALAAKAQYDLASDGARKEDKEAAAARVRQAEGAVSEVESYIGDAMVYAPVTGEVSTIIAEQGELVGSGYPVVAILDLTDLWVTFNIKETLLPGIGVGTRMSGYVPALDYDVEFEVTYISAQADFATWAATRTQGGFDIRTFAIKARPVSHVENMRPGMSVIVDWDEIRK from the coding sequence ATGAAGCGAAGCAACATTATCGGAATCATCGCGGCCGCTGTGGTCATCATCGTCTCGGTCGTGCTGATCAGTTGGTACCTCCGGAAAACGACCCCGATGCTGATACAGGGCACGGTGGAGTGCACGACCTACAAAGCCTCGTCGAAAGTCCCGGGGCGCATCGACGACATGAAGGTCAGTCAGGGCGACCGCGTGGAGAAGGGGCAGCTGCTCTACACGCTCTCGACCCCCGAGCTGGAGGCCAAACTCCAGCAGGCCGAGGCCGTGAAGAGCGCCGCCGCGGCACTCGACCAGGCAGCCTTGGCAGGCGCCCGCATCCAGCAGATCGAAGCCGCCCTGAACATGTGGGAGAAGGCGCAGGCCGGGCTGGAACTGGCGCGCAAGACCTACGACCGCGTGAAGAACCTCTACGACCAGGGGGTAGTCCCCGAACAGAAGTTGGACGAGGCGTCGGCCAACTACAAGGCGATGGAAGCCACGGCGCTGGCCGCCAAGGCGCAGTACGACCTGGCGTCGGACGGAGCCCGCAAGGAGGACAAGGAGGCCGCTGCGGCGCGTGTCCGCCAGGCCGAGGGAGCCGTGAGCGAGGTCGAATCCTACATCGGCGACGCGATGGTCTATGCACCCGTGACGGGCGAGGTTTCGACCATCATCGCCGAGCAGGGCGAACTGGTGGGCAGCGGCTATCCCGTGGTGGCCATCCTCGACCTGACCGACCTGTGGGTGACCTTCAACATCAAGGAGACCCTGCTCCCGGGGATCGGCGTCGGCACCCGCATGAGCGGCTATGTCCCGGCGCTGGACTACGACGTCGAGTTCGAGGTGACCTACATCTCCGCACAGGCCGACTTCGCGACATGGGCGGCGACGCGTACGCAGGGAGGGTTCGACATCCGCACCTTCGCCATCAAGGCCAGGCCTGTGTCGCATGTGGAGAATATGCGCCCGGGCATGAGCGTAATCGTGGACTGGGACGAAATCCGGAAATAG
- a CDS encoding dihydrofolate reductase family protein, whose product MRVTLSAAVTADGYMDDDSPRRLIISTPGDWEEVYRLRAAHDAILAGAETLRRDDPSLLVRDQAARARRVQAGLKPDIAKVTLTRSGGLSPRLRFFTAGDADRYVFSPGEITGLQNVATVISTSEAITAKYIVTELEKRGIERLMVEGGAGVLRMFLDEGMADTLRLAVNPRLRLGSRGGARFDAAPPQSIPHTCEQVDGMEVTTYTLHPDTTGEDLRYLRMAVDEGRKCTPSPTSYCVGAVVATADGRIFAGYTHETSATHHAEQEAIAKALAAGAVLRGAVMYSSMEPCSRRASEPESCTQLIIRHGFARAAFALYEPDCFVCCRGALTLREAGVDVRAYPALAGGVWEANAHLKR is encoded by the coding sequence ATGCGAGTAACCCTCTCCGCCGCGGTCACGGCCGACGGCTACATGGACGACGACAGCCCCCGGCGGCTGATTATCTCGACCCCGGGCGACTGGGAGGAGGTGTACCGCCTGCGGGCGGCCCACGATGCGATCCTCGCCGGCGCCGAGACCCTGCGGCGCGACGACCCGTCGCTGCTCGTCCGCGACCAGGCGGCACGCGCACGGCGCGTGCAGGCCGGGCTGAAGCCCGACATCGCCAAGGTCACGCTCACCCGCTCGGGCGGCCTTTCGCCCCGCCTGCGGTTCTTCACCGCTGGCGATGCCGATCGCTACGTGTTTTCTCCAGGAGAAATAACTGGGTTGCAAAATGTTGCGACAGTCATCTCAACCAGCGAAGCAATTACCGCCAAATACATCGTCACCGAACTCGAAAAGCGCGGCATCGAACGCCTGATGGTCGAGGGCGGGGCGGGGGTGTTACGCATGTTCCTCGACGAAGGGATGGCCGACACGCTGCGGCTGGCCGTCAACCCGCGGCTGCGGCTCGGCAGCCGGGGCGGGGCAAGGTTCGACGCAGCGCCGCCCCAGAGCATCCCGCACACCTGCGAGCAGGTCGACGGCATGGAGGTGACGACCTATACGCTGCATCCCGACACGACGGGGGAAGACCTGCGTTACCTGCGGATGGCGGTCGACGAAGGCCGCAAATGCACCCCCAGCCCGACGTCCTACTGCGTCGGTGCGGTCGTAGCCACGGCCGACGGCCGGATATTTGCAGGTTACACGCACGAAACTTCCGCAACGCACCACGCCGAGCAGGAGGCCATCGCCAAGGCGCTGGCGGCAGGCGCCGTGCTCCGCGGCGCCGTGATGTACTCCTCGATGGAGCCGTGCTCGCGCCGGGCGAGCGAGCCCGAAAGCTGCACACAGCTCATTATCAGGCATGGTTTCGCCCGGGCGGCCTTCGCACTCTACGAGCCCGACTGTTTCGTCTGCTGCCGCGGAGCGCTGACCCTGCGCGAAGCGGGCGTCGACGTCAGGGCATACCCGGCGCTGGCCGGGGGCGTATGGGAAGCCAACGCGCACCTGAAGCGATGA
- a CDS encoding ABC transporter permease, whose protein sequence is MPGFLHNTYAVLRRELVRLTHQPMYFVLMLVLPVVSFAFFALLFNKGVARDIPIAVLDDDHTSLSRKVTQMIDATPTALVAYEIQDMDEGERLMREGKVMAIVQIPSFFEKNILSNSQTHIENYVSGTNITVNGLLSKDIQTAVTTFTAGIQLQLLTKQGLSEKQAMAQLMPVRFSRHVLFNPYINYGYYLSPSFMPMMLLIFVVMVTVFTIGTELKHATAREWIDTANGSVGAALTGKILPVTVIMFLMSLVMLLIIFKVVGVPLNGSLTVILLGTLLFILSYQAIAVFIVSLLSNLRLSLSIGGGYSVLAFTFSGLTFPVMAMWPAMRYLSKLFPFTYYTDIFVDQMLRGAPVACSLPDMGYMSLFIVLPLLCLPRLRTICTEEKYWGRL, encoded by the coding sequence ATGCCGGGATTCCTGCATAATACCTACGCCGTCCTGCGGCGCGAGCTTGTGCGGCTGACGCACCAGCCGATGTATTTCGTGCTGATGCTCGTGCTGCCCGTGGTGTCGTTCGCATTCTTCGCGCTGCTGTTCAATAAGGGTGTGGCCCGCGACATCCCGATCGCCGTGCTGGACGATGACCACACGTCGCTCTCGCGCAAGGTCACGCAGATGATCGACGCGACCCCGACGGCCCTGGTCGCCTACGAAATTCAGGATATGGACGAAGGCGAGCGGCTGATGCGCGAAGGGAAGGTCATGGCCATCGTGCAGATCCCGTCGTTCTTCGAGAAGAATATCCTGAGCAACAGCCAGACGCACATCGAGAATTACGTTTCGGGGACGAACATCACGGTCAACGGACTGCTGTCGAAAGACATCCAGACCGCCGTGACGACCTTCACGGCCGGCATCCAGCTGCAACTGCTCACCAAACAGGGGCTCAGCGAGAAGCAGGCCATGGCGCAGCTGATGCCCGTGCGGTTCAGCCGGCACGTATTGTTCAATCCCTATATCAATTACGGCTATTACCTCTCGCCGAGCTTCATGCCCATGATGCTGCTCATCTTCGTGGTCATGGTGACCGTCTTCACCATCGGCACCGAACTCAAGCACGCCACCGCGCGCGAGTGGATCGACACGGCGAACGGTTCGGTAGGGGCGGCCCTCACGGGGAAAATACTGCCCGTGACGGTCATCATGTTCCTCATGTCGCTGGTGATGCTGCTCATCATCTTCAAGGTCGTGGGCGTGCCGCTCAACGGCAGCCTGACGGTCATACTCCTCGGCACGCTGCTCTTCATCCTGAGCTACCAGGCCATCGCGGTGTTCATCGTGTCGCTGCTCTCGAACCTGCGCCTGTCGCTCTCGATCGGCGGCGGGTACTCGGTACTGGCCTTCACCTTCTCGGGCCTCACGTTCCCGGTCATGGCCATGTGGCCCGCCATGCGGTACCTGAGCAAGCTGTTCCCGTTCACCTACTACACCGACATCTTCGTCGACCAGATGCTGCGGGGCGCCCCGGTCGCCTGTTCGCTGCCCGACATGGGCTATATGTCGCTTTTCATCGTCTTACCGCTCCTGTGCCTGCCGCGCCTGCGGACGATCTGCACGGAGGAAAAATACTGGGGGAGGTTATAA
- a CDS encoding Spy/CpxP family protein refolding chaperone produces MKKRIFAVAMTLCLLAGTSAFAQDRRAPRTKERPTAEQMAQRKTDRMVEKLNLNEDQSKQLYELNLQEVKDMQAQHERMRAARKAKAEKMQKILTPEQFEQWKQMQGPKPGMRPGPQMKDGKGCACKEGRKCDKPRPAKGRK; encoded by the coding sequence ATGAAAAAGAGAATTTTTGCGGTTGCAATGACCCTTTGCCTGCTGGCGGGAACGAGCGCTTTTGCGCAGGATCGGCGGGCTCCGAGGACAAAGGAACGCCCCACGGCCGAACAGATGGCCCAGCGCAAGACCGACCGCATGGTCGAAAAACTGAACCTCAACGAGGATCAGTCGAAGCAGCTCTACGAACTCAACCTGCAGGAGGTAAAGGATATGCAGGCGCAGCACGAGCGGATGCGCGCCGCCCGCAAGGCCAAGGCCGAGAAGATGCAAAAGATCCTTACGCCCGAGCAGTTCGAGCAGTGGAAGCAGATGCAGGGCCCGAAGCCCGGTATGAGGCCCGGCCCGCAGATGAAGGATGGAAAGGGATGCGCCTGCAAGGAAGGCAGGAAATGTGACAAGCCCCGTCCCGCAAAGGGCAGGAAGTGA
- a CDS encoding VOC family protein — translation MYVKYQMPLIAVSDVGRSKRFYCGLFDQRVVLDFGENVTFSGGFAIQEKFAWLTGLAEDSVRSRPNNMELYFETDDLDAFMQRLGEWPDPVELLHPPHKYGWQQCTVRFYDPDGHIVEVGEAMEVVIRRCLAEGHTAEETAALTQHPLEFVLRVRDEAGK, via the coding sequence ATGTATGTCAAATATCAGATGCCGCTGATCGCCGTCAGCGATGTCGGCCGCTCGAAACGGTTCTACTGCGGGCTGTTCGACCAGCGGGTCGTATTGGATTTCGGGGAGAACGTCACGTTCAGCGGCGGCTTCGCCATACAGGAGAAATTCGCGTGGCTTACGGGCCTCGCGGAAGATTCCGTGCGCAGCCGCCCGAACAACATGGAGCTCTATTTCGAAACGGACGACCTCGACGCATTCATGCAGCGGCTCGGGGAGTGGCCCGACCCCGTCGAACTGCTCCACCCGCCCCACAAATACGGCTGGCAACAGTGCACCGTACGTTTCTACGATCCCGACGGCCATATCGTCGAAGTAGGCGAGGCGATGGAGGTCGTCATAAGGCGCTGCCTTGCCGAGGGACACACGGCAGAGGAGACCGCCGCGCTCACCCAGCATCCCCTCGAATTCGTGCTCCGCGTCCGGGACGAAGCGGGGAAATAG
- a CDS encoding TolC family protein, with protein sequence MKIAVRTLLAAAALATIVRLPAQEAKRTLSLDEAIAVALTENPAMKAAEFEEKAATQERRAAIGLRMPKISVMGAYAYMSKDIGFDFNEMKGPAKELAGQILGSGLIPPEMIPSINGLLNPLMNADWFLKVQDQSLGFVGGQVSVPIWLGGKINAANRAARINERTAEEQGNQTRNALISELVERYFGLALAMQVVEVRRQVVDGVRRHLEDAVALEKNGMIAQSERLYVEFKMAEAERELANAELQAQTIASALNSTLGQDNAWQPVTSMFIVDRVEDVAYYQDLAQDRNPLLNQVSLKRQLAEEGVRARRSDFLPQVAAIGGGSFYNYQVAGLVPRWAVGVGVNIKIFDGLNREYKYSAAKQTVRRVGALQNKAGKDISVLVEKLYNQMMNYRNQMTSIDASLAFAEEYLRMKNAAFLEGMSSSTDLIDAELNLAGVRTERLQAAYNFDLLLAQLLEAAGISDEFSAYARRADARPILFDKK encoded by the coding sequence ATGAAAATAGCAGTCAGAACCCTCCTTGCGGCGGCGGCACTTGCGACCATCGTCCGGCTGCCTGCGCAGGAGGCCAAGCGTACGCTCTCGCTCGACGAGGCGATCGCCGTAGCGCTCACGGAAAACCCCGCGATGAAAGCAGCCGAGTTCGAGGAGAAGGCCGCCACCCAGGAACGCCGTGCGGCCATCGGCCTGCGTATGCCCAAGATCAGCGTCATGGGCGCATACGCCTATATGTCCAAGGATATAGGATTCGATTTCAACGAGATGAAAGGCCCGGCCAAAGAGCTCGCCGGGCAGATACTCGGCAGCGGGCTCATACCGCCCGAAATGATCCCGTCGATCAACGGGCTGCTCAATCCGCTGATGAACGCCGACTGGTTCCTCAAGGTGCAGGATCAGAGCCTCGGGTTCGTGGGCGGGCAGGTCTCGGTGCCCATCTGGCTGGGCGGCAAGATCAACGCCGCCAACCGCGCCGCCAGGATCAACGAACGCACGGCGGAGGAGCAGGGCAACCAGACCCGCAATGCGCTGATTTCGGAGCTCGTGGAGCGCTACTTCGGGCTGGCACTCGCCATGCAGGTCGTCGAGGTGCGCCGGCAGGTGGTCGACGGCGTACGCCGCCACCTCGAAGATGCCGTCGCGCTCGAAAAGAACGGCATGATCGCCCAGAGCGAACGCCTCTACGTCGAATTCAAGATGGCGGAGGCCGAGCGTGAGCTGGCCAATGCCGAATTGCAGGCTCAAACCATCGCCAGCGCTCTGAACAGCACGCTGGGGCAGGACAACGCGTGGCAACCCGTGACGTCGATGTTCATCGTCGACCGGGTCGAGGACGTGGCCTATTACCAGGATCTGGCGCAAGACCGCAACCCGCTGCTCAACCAGGTCTCGCTCAAGCGCCAGCTGGCCGAAGAGGGCGTGCGCGCGCGGCGCTCCGACTTCCTGCCGCAGGTGGCGGCCATCGGCGGCGGTTCGTTCTACAACTACCAGGTCGCAGGACTCGTGCCCCGCTGGGCGGTGGGCGTGGGGGTCAACATCAAGATCTTCGACGGCCTGAACCGCGAGTATAAATATTCGGCGGCCAAGCAAACCGTACGCCGGGTCGGCGCCTTGCAGAACAAGGCCGGAAAGGACATCTCGGTGCTGGTGGAGAAACTCTACAACCAGATGATGAACTACCGCAACCAGATGACCTCGATCGACGCCTCGCTCGCCTTCGCCGAGGAGTACCTCCGCATGAAGAACGCCGCCTTCCTCGAAGGCATGAGCTCGTCGACCGACCTGATCGACGCCGAGCTGAACCTCGCGGGCGTACGCACCGAACGCCTCCAGGCGGCCTACAACTTCGACCTGCTGCTGGCGCAACTGCTCGAAGCCGCAGGCATTAGCGACGAATTTTCGGCTTACGCCCGCCGCGCCGACGCACGGCCGATCCTGTTCGATAAAAAGTAA
- a CDS encoding ABC transporter permease produces MGRFIHQITSYRQQMLSVMRNEFRSIFTDAGVVLILVLALIIYATVYSMAYGAQVLRNVPIGVVDECRTPTSRSLAATFNAGPNTYVAYNPTNMEEAKELFFSRKIYGVVYIPSDYEEKLLGGSQANVAIYVDASYFLMYRQAFQELVTSIGSTGAMVEFQRLIAKGADIPQAKATTQPVIYQSHNLFNPYLGYGTFVMPAIIMVIIQQTLLIGIGMIGGTWREFGLYRKLCPPDRKRMSTLPIVLGKATVYGLIYGVTTFYILGLHYRLFHYPMNGATSTVVVFMLAYLAACIFLGIAISTLFRYRENSLLLLLWTSIPLLMLSGVSYPREGIPDWLFNFGQLFPSSHGVDGFIRIQSMGASLSEVLPEIRMLCILTLIYGGLACIGIHQVIARAAKDTPVKNQNR; encoded by the coding sequence ATGGGCAGGTTCATACATCAGATCACATCCTACCGGCAGCAGATGCTGTCGGTCATGCGCAATGAATTCCGCTCGATATTCACCGACGCAGGCGTCGTCCTCATCCTGGTACTCGCGCTGATCATCTACGCCACGGTCTACTCGATGGCCTACGGCGCACAGGTGTTGCGCAACGTGCCGATCGGCGTGGTGGACGAGTGCCGCACACCGACCAGCCGCAGCCTCGCAGCGACGTTCAACGCCGGGCCGAATACGTACGTGGCCTACAACCCGACGAACATGGAGGAGGCCAAGGAGCTCTTCTTCAGCCGCAAGATATACGGCGTGGTCTATATCCCGTCGGACTACGAGGAGAAACTGCTCGGGGGCTCGCAGGCCAACGTGGCGATCTACGTCGATGCCAGCTACTTCCTGATGTACCGCCAGGCTTTCCAGGAACTGGTGACCTCGATCGGCAGCACGGGCGCAATGGTGGAATTCCAGCGCCTGATCGCCAAGGGGGCGGACATCCCGCAGGCAAAGGCCACGACGCAGCCCGTAATCTACCAGTCGCACAACCTGTTCAACCCCTACCTGGGATACGGCACCTTCGTCATGCCGGCGATCATCATGGTCATCATCCAGCAGACGCTGCTCATCGGCATCGGCATGATCGGAGGCACGTGGCGCGAATTCGGGCTCTACCGCAAACTCTGCCCGCCCGACCGCAAACGCATGTCCACGCTGCCCATCGTTCTGGGCAAGGCCACCGTCTACGGGCTGATCTACGGCGTGACGACCTTCTATATCCTGGGCTTGCACTACCGGCTGTTCCATTACCCGATGAACGGCGCCACGAGCACCGTCGTGGTCTTCATGCTGGCATACCTGGCCGCCTGCATCTTCCTCGGCATCGCCATCTCGACGCTGTTCCGCTACCGCGAAAATTCGCTACTGCTGTTGTTGTGGACGTCGATACCGCTGCTGATGCTCAGCGGCGTGTCGTACCCCCGCGAGGGCATTCCCGACTGGCTGTTCAACTTCGGGCAGCTGTTCCCCAGCAGCCACGGTGTCGACGGCTTCATCCGCATCCAGAGCATGGGCGCATCGCTCAGCGAGGTGCTGCCCGAAATCCGGATGCTCTGCATCCTTACACTCATCTACGGCGGGCTGGCCTGCATCGGCATTCACCAGGTGATCGCCCGCGCAGCCAAGGATACGCCCGTCAAAAACCAGAACAGATAA
- a CDS encoding outer membrane beta-barrel protein — protein MKRLLLSTLFTLFAVAAFAQKGTVTGTVVDAETGETVAGAVLEFAPAAAPDKKQYSTSGFKGAVSIPSLAYGEYKLVVSFLGYNSAETTFKVSAAKQDIGKIELRPGVQIETVVKEAKALRTSQKGDTVSYNAGAFKVTDDADVEGLLKKMPGITVSDGTVEAQGESVKKIFVDGKEFFGEDVTTAIKSLPAQAVDRIEVYNKLSDAAEFSGMDDGEGYKALNIVTHANMRQGQFGKLYAGYGYDADTKTEARNKYVIGGNANIFSGDSRVSVIGLFNNINQQNFSFEDILGVSGSGGGRRGGVGQYMVRPQSGVASVNAIGVNYSDTWGKRDQVSFQGSYFFNNTDTKNQSTVDKWYESPMPVDTLATRGYSNTEAYNHRFNARLEWKISDNQNLMVRPSFSYQSNDPLSTTQGWQFGQSGYSRTENFNDGLRHGYNLRTSAVYRAKLGKDGRTITLDGNVNYSDNTNNSNSFSNVLPISSVRPDGADGPWGWDTTGYTRLRYLRNLAPSNSYGLRGQFTYTEPVAKYAQVSVQYRIRYDYQERDKRSFITGPDYSVAGLLPDGALSNSYKSGYLTQSAGPGFRYSKERNTFVANVYYQHATLDGQIVRDAADKIKHSYNDVTYFMMGQLNINRENSLRLFVSSYTDNPSITDLQNVADVSDAQNITKGNPNLNPSYSHRVNFHYTNSNVEKGRTFMWMFSMQNTSDYNANHLVSNPGTITLGGEQYTPNYYSTPVNLDGYWNLRTHLSYGFPIGFLKSNFNVMAGVNFTKTPSMLGGVVDSDGFITGGERNDTKNIGYDFRTVLGSNISENVDFTLSWAGTYNEATNSLGESGSKNRYFNHTAQGNMKFVFPLGFTFTGSVAYTQYIGFTNDYDDSYLLCNAWIGKKVFKNKRGEIMVGVNDIFNQNKAFARSTGSGWTQNSTNSVIGRYYMVQFTYNLRRFGKKGSKNIKDYDGVAQPSGSRRMGPGGPGGPPPGMFHGPR, from the coding sequence ATGAAACGACTGCTACTCTCAACCTTATTTACGCTTTTCGCCGTCGCCGCCTTTGCCCAGAAGGGGACGGTCACGGGTACGGTGGTCGACGCCGAGACCGGCGAAACGGTCGCGGGTGCCGTGCTGGAATTCGCCCCGGCCGCTGCCCCCGACAAGAAACAGTACTCCACTTCGGGCTTCAAGGGCGCCGTGTCGATCCCCTCGCTCGCATACGGCGAATATAAACTCGTAGTCTCTTTCCTGGGCTACAACAGCGCGGAAACCACCTTCAAGGTCTCGGCCGCCAAACAGGACATCGGCAAGATCGAACTCAGGCCGGGCGTGCAGATCGAAACCGTCGTCAAGGAGGCCAAGGCGCTCCGCACCTCCCAGAAGGGCGATACGGTAAGCTATAACGCCGGGGCGTTCAAGGTCACCGACGATGCCGACGTCGAAGGCCTGCTCAAGAAGATGCCGGGCATCACCGTGAGCGACGGTACGGTCGAGGCACAGGGCGAGTCGGTCAAAAAGATTTTCGTCGACGGCAAGGAATTCTTCGGCGAGGACGTGACGACGGCCATCAAGTCGCTGCCGGCACAGGCTGTCGACCGCATCGAGGTCTACAACAAACTGAGCGACGCCGCCGAATTCTCGGGCATGGACGACGGCGAGGGTTATAAGGCGCTCAACATCGTCACCCATGCCAACATGCGGCAGGGACAGTTCGGTAAACTGTATGCCGGTTACGGTTACGATGCCGATACCAAGACCGAGGCCAGGAACAAATATGTCATAGGCGGTAATGCCAATATCTTCAGCGGCGACAGCCGCGTGTCGGTCATCGGCCTGTTCAATAATATCAACCAACAGAATTTCTCGTTCGAGGACATCCTCGGCGTATCGGGTTCCGGCGGCGGCCGCCGCGGCGGTGTCGGACAGTACATGGTGCGTCCGCAGAGCGGCGTGGCGTCGGTGAACGCCATCGGCGTCAACTACTCCGACACATGGGGCAAACGCGACCAGGTGTCGTTCCAGGGCAGCTATTTCTTCAACAATACCGATACGAAGAACCAGTCCACGGTGGACAAGTGGTATGAATCCCCCATGCCGGTGGACACCCTCGCGACGCGCGGCTATTCGAATACGGAGGCCTACAACCACCGTTTCAACGCCCGCCTGGAGTGGAAGATCTCCGACAACCAGAATCTGATGGTGCGCCCCAGTTTCAGCTACCAGTCCAACGACCCCCTGAGCACGACGCAGGGCTGGCAGTTCGGCCAGAGCGGTTACAGCCGTACCGAGAATTTCAACGACGGCCTGCGCCACGGTTACAACCTGCGCACGAGCGCCGTCTACCGTGCCAAGCTCGGGAAGGACGGCCGTACGATCACCCTCGACGGCAATGTGAATTATTCGGACAATACCAACAACTCGAATTCCTTCTCGAACGTCCTGCCGATTTCGTCCGTCCGCCCCGACGGGGCCGACGGCCCGTGGGGCTGGGACACGACGGGCTATACCCGTCTGCGTTACCTGCGCAACCTCGCCCCCTCGAACAGCTACGGCCTGCGCGGGCAGTTCACCTATACGGAACCTGTGGCCAAATATGCCCAGGTGAGCGTGCAGTACCGCATCCGCTACGATTATCAGGAGCGCGACAAGAGGTCGTTCATAACCGGGCCGGACTATTCGGTCGCAGGGCTTCTCCCCGACGGGGCGCTTTCCAACTCTTACAAGAGCGGTTACCTGACGCAGAGCGCCGGCCCCGGCTTCCGTTATTCGAAGGAGCGCAACACGTTCGTGGCGAACGTCTATTACCAGCATGCCACGCTCGACGGGCAGATCGTACGCGACGCCGCCGACAAGATCAAGCATTCGTATAACGACGTGACCTATTTCATGATGGGGCAGCTGAACATCAACCGCGAGAATTCGCTGCGCCTGTTCGTCTCGTCCTATACCGACAACCCCTCGATCACCGACCTCCAGAACGTGGCCGACGTGTCGGACGCGCAGAACATCACCAAGGGTAACCCCAACCTGAACCCGTCGTACAGCCACCGGGTCAATTTCCACTATACGAACTCCAACGTGGAGAAGGGACGGACGTTCATGTGGATGTTCTCGATGCAGAATACGTCGGATTACAACGCCAACCACCTGGTCTCGAACCCCGGTACGATCACCCTCGGCGGCGAGCAGTACACCCCCAACTACTACTCCACCCCCGTCAACCTCGACGGTTACTGGAACCTGCGCACGCACCTGAGCTACGGGTTCCCCATCGGGTTCCTGAAGAGCAACTTCAACGTGATGGCGGGCGTCAATTTCACCAAGACCCCGAGCATGCTGGGCGGTGTGGTCGACAGCGACGGGTTCATCACGGGCGGCGAGCGCAACGACACCAAGAATATCGGCTACGACTTCCGCACGGTGCTGGGCAGCAACATTTCGGAGAACGTGGACTTCACCCTTTCGTGGGCCGGTACCTATAATGAGGCGACCAACTCGCTGGGCGAATCGGGTTCCAAGAACCGTTATTTCAACCATACGGCGCAGGGCAACATGAAGTTCGTCTTCCCGCTGGGCTTTACCTTCACGGGCAGCGTGGCCTATACGCAGTACATCGGTTTTACGAACGATTACGACGATTCCTACCTGCTGTGCAACGCCTGGATCGGCAAAAAGGTCTTCAAGAACAAGCGCGGCGAGATCATGGTCGGCGTGAACGACATCTTCAACCAGAACAAGGCCTTCGCCCGTTCGACGGGCTCGGGGTGGACGCAGAATTCGACCAACAGCGTGATCGGCCGCTACTATATGGTGCAGTTCACCTACAACCTGCGCCGGTTCGGCAAGAAGGGGTCGAAAAACATCAAGGATTACGACGGCGTGGCACAACCTTCGGGATCGCGCCGCATGGGGCCCGGCGGCCCGGGCGGCCCTCCTCCGGGAATGTTCCACGGGCCGAGGTAG